In Acomys russatus chromosome 26, mAcoRus1.1, whole genome shotgun sequence, a genomic segment contains:
- the Trim67 gene encoding tripartite motif-containing protein 67 yields MEEELKCPVCGSLFREPIILPCSHNVCLPCARTIAVQTPDGEQHLPPPLLLSRGAAAAAPPPDQDAAAGATCGGAGATTAGGLGGGAAGGGGGDHADKLSLYSETDSGYGSYTPSLKSPNGVRVLPMVPAPPGSSAAAARGAACSSLCSSSSSITCPQCHRSASLDHRGLRGFQRNRLLEGIVQRYQQGRGVAAGTSAAPAVAICQLCDRTPPEPAATLCEQCDVLYCATCQLKCHPSRGPFAKHRLVQPPPPPTPPEATLASGGPSTASSAGGSRSPGGSGSSAPRKFPTCPDHETENYSMYCVSCRSPVCYLCLEEDRHSKHEVKPLGATWKQHKAQLSQALNGVSDKAKEAKEFLVQLKNILQQIQENGLDYEACLVAQCDALVEALTRQKAKLLTKVTKEREHKLKMVWDQINHCTLKLRQSTGLMEYCLEVIKEDNPSGFLQISDALIKRVQVSQEQWVKGALEPKVSAEFDLTLDSEPLLQAVHQLDFVQMKLPPVPLLQLEKCCTRNNSVTLAWRTPPFTHSPADGYILELDDGDGGQFREVYVGKETLCTIDGLHFNSTYNARVKAFNSSGVGPYSKTVVLQTSDVAWFTFDPNSGHRDIILSNDNQTATCSSYDDRVVLGTAAFSKGAHYWELHVDRYDNHPDPAFGVARASVVKDMMLGKDDKAWAMYVDNNRSWFMHCNSHTNRTEGGVCKGATVGVLLDLNRHTLTFFINGQQQGPTAFSHVDGVFMPALSLNRNVQVTLHTGLEVPTNLGRPKLSGN; encoded by the exons atggaggaggagctgaagtGCCCGGTGTGCGGATCCCTGTTCCGGGAACCTATCATCCTGCCCTGCTCTCACAATGTCTGCTTGCCTTGCGCCCGCACCATCGCGGTTCAGACCCCAGACGGCGAGCAGCACCTGCCCCCACCACTCCTTCTTTCGCGGGGTGCTGCTGCCGCCGCGCCCCCTCCGGATCAGGACGCAGCCGCCGGCGCGACTTGCGGAGGCGCCGGAGCTACCACAGCTGGAGGCCTAGGCGGCGGGGCGGCCGGTGGCGGTGGCGGGGACCACGCGGACAAGCTGAGCTTGTACAGCGAGACTGACAGCGGCTATGGCTCCTACACCCCTAGTCTCAAGTCTCCCAATGGAGTCCGCGTGCTGCCCATGGTGCCTGCACCCCCGGGCTCTTCTGCTGCCGCGGCCCGGGGCGCCGCCTGTTCCTCACTCTGTTCATCTTCCAGCTCCATCACCTGCCCGCAGTGCCACCGCAGCGCCTCTCTGGATCACCGCGGCCTGCGAGGCTTCCAGCGCAACCGCCTGCTGGAGGGCATCGTGCAGAGGTACCAGCAGGGCCGTGGGGTTGCTGCAGGGACGTCTGCAGCCCCGGCGGTGGCCATCTGCCAGCTGTGCGACCGCACCCCACCGGAGCCGGCAGCCACTCTCTGCGAGCAATGCGATGTGCTCTACTGCGCCACCTGCCAGCTCAAGTGCCACCCGTCCCGGGGCCCCTTCGCTAAGCATAGGCTAGttcagccgccgccgccgccaacACCCCCAGAGGCTACTCTTGCTTCAGGCGGCCCGTCCACCGCGTCCAGTGCAGGAGGTAGCAGGAGCCCAGGGGGTTCGGGGTCCAGCGCTCCGCGAAAGTTCCCCACATGCCCCGATCACGAAACGGAGAACTACAGCATGTACTGCGTGAGCTGCCGGAGCCCCGTGTGCTACCTGTGCTTGGAGGAAGACAGGCACAGCAAGCACGAGGTGAAGCCGCTGGGAGCAACGTGGAAGCAGCACAAG GCCCAGCTGTCTCAGGCCTTAAATGGGGTTTCAGATAAGGCCAAAGAGGCGAAGGAGTTCCTGGTTCAGCTCAAGAATATACTGCAGCAGATCCAG GAAAACGGATTGGACTATGAAGCTTGCCTGGTGGCACAGTGTGATGCCCTGGTGGAGGCACTGACTCGGCAGAAAGCAAAGCTGCTCACCAAGGTGACcaaagagagagaacacaagctGAAG ATGGTTTGGGACCAGATCAACCACTGCACACTAAAGCTGCGCCAGTCCACGGGCCTCATGGAGTACTGCCTGGAGGTGATCAAAGAGGACAACCCCTCTGGGTTCCTGCAG ATCTCAGATGCCCTGATCAAGCGTGTGCAGGTGTCTCAGGAGCAGTGGGTCAAAGGTGCCTTGGAGCCCAAAGTCTCTGCGGAGTTTGACCTGACTCTGGACAGTGAACCCCTGCTGCAGGCCGTCCACCAGCTGGATTTCGTCCAGATGAAAT TGCCACCTGTACCCCTGCTGCAGCTGGAAAAGTGTTGTACCCGCAATAACAGCGTCACCCTGGCCTGGAGGACACCGCCCTTCACCCACAGCCCCGCCGACGGCTATATCCTGGAACTGGACGATGGCGATGGGGGGCAGTTCCGG GAGGTGTATGTTGGCAAGGAGACGCTGTGCACCATTGATGGGCTTCACTTCAATAGCACCTACAATGCCAGGGTCAAAGCCTTCAACTCCTCCGGTGTCGGGCCCTACAGCAAGACCGTGGTGCTGCAGACCTCTGACG tGGCCTGGTTCACGTTTGACCCCAACTCTGGCCACCGGGACATCATCTTATCTAATGACAACCAGACAGCCACCTGCAGCAGCTATGATGACCGGGTGGTGCTGGGCACAGCTGCGTTCTCCAAAGGTGCGCACTACTGGGAGCTGCACGTGGACCGGTATGACAACCACCCGGACCCTGCCTTTGGGGTGGCCAGGGCCAGTGTGGTCAAGGACATGATGCTGGGCAAGGACGACAAGGCGTGGGCCATGTACGTGGACAATAACCGCAGCTGGTTCATGCACTGCAACTCCCACACCAACAG GACTGAAGGCGGCGTGTGCAAGGGGGCTACTGTGGGCGTGCTGCTGGACCTGAATAGACACACACTCACCTTTTTCATCAACGGGCAGCAGCAAGGCCCCACAGCCTTTAGCCACGTGGATGGTGTCTTTATGCCTGCCCTCAGCCTCAACCGAAATGTGCAG GTCACCCTGCACACAGGACTAGAGGTGCCAACAAACCTAGGACGGCCAAAGCTGTCAGGCAACTAG